One Solanum pennellii chromosome 10, SPENNV200 genomic region harbors:
- the LOC107001799 gene encoding transcription repressor OFP6-like, giving the protein MSTTKKRVILRNVTVKLGCSSSCIRPKFSSIFHPKPRRHHSADTTAVFNHHKTPNNKYSFSNSPITTATTFSPSPTPSPSPAHYSSDAERAVQGFGRIGGESVAVEKDSDDPYIDFRQSMLQMILEKEIYSKDELRELLNCFLQLNSPYYHGIIVRAFTEIWHCVFSVNPGVTGAESPFL; this is encoded by the coding sequence ATGTCAACAACCAAAAAAAGGGTTATTTTACGCAACGTTACAGTAAAATTGGGCTGCAGTAGCAGTTGTATCCGGCCCAAATTTTCCAGCATTTTCCACCCTAAACCCCGCCGCCACCACTCCGCCGACACCACCGCCGTCTTCAACCATCACAAAACCCCCAATAATAAGTACTCTTTCTCTAATTCTCCGATCACAACCGCAACCACTTTTTCTCCATCTCCAACTCCGTCTCCGTCTCCGGCACACTACTCCTCCGACGCTGAACGAGCTGTTCAAGGATTCGGTAGAATCGGCGGCGAGAGTGTCGCCGTCGAGAAAGATTCCGACGATCCTTACATAGATTTCCGGCAGTCAATGCTGCAAATGATACTTGAAAAGGAGATTTACTCTAAAGACGAATTAAGAGAACTTCTCAACTGTTTTTTGCAGCTGAATTCTCCGTATTACCATGGAATTATTGTTAGAGCTTTTACGGAGATCTGGCACTGTGTTTTCTCCGTCAATCCCGGAGTCACCGGAGCTGAGTCGCCGTTCTTATAG
- the LOC114074488 gene encoding transcription repressor OFP13-like, whose product MNLSSLFKSKKKSSFSPFLCPFPHCGIPKTLSLRVENNDNIFNSQRLYNNVDDDMVDKMVEGLKIEKDRFFFEAGEKTSSIMKVSSSILAKSNNELEILPIDESCVITPIDSMDIPCGEGAISIHDQVSSSTLSNNTNNSGKQVEYLPFNDSCIIKLSSSMDPYGSFKKSMVKMVEANLGIKDWDEFLEEMLAWYLEVNEKKNHKYIIGAFCDLWISYSFTSTTNIPNSFLFCSSEPKAVISPTSTSFVIS is encoded by the coding sequence atgaatctctcttctctctttaaaagcaaaaaaaaatcctctttttctccatttttatgTCCATTTCCACATTGTGGAATCCCCAAAACTCTCTCTCTTAGAGTTGAAAATAATGACAACATTTTCAACTCTCAAAGATTATACaacaatgttgatgatgatatggtcgATAAAATGGTTGAAGGCCTCAAAATAGAGAAAGATAGGTTTTTTTTCGAGGCAGGTGAAAAAACTAGTTCAATTATGAAAGTGTCATCATCAATATTGGCAAAGAGTAATAATGAGCTCGAGATTCTACCAATTGATGAATCGTGTGTTATAACACCTATCGATTCGATGGATATTCCTTGTGGGGAAGGAGCTATTTCAATTCACGATCAAGTGTCATCATCAACATTGtcaaataatactaataatagtgGCAAACAGGTCGAGTATCTACCATTTAATGACTCGTGTATTATAAAGCTATCGAGTTCGATGGATCCTTATGGGAGTTTCAAGAAATCAATGGTAAAAATGGTTGAAGCAAATCTAGGGATTAAAGATTGGGATGAGTTTCTTGAAGAGATGTTGGCTTGGTATTTGGAGgttaatgagaaaaaaaatcataagtaTATTATAGGTGCATTTTGTGATTTGTGGATAAGCTATTCATTTACTTCAACAACAAATATtccaaattcatttttattttgttctagTGAACCTAAGGCTGTGATTTCACCAACATCTACATCTTTTGTAATTTCATAA
- the LOC107002298 gene encoding 2-Cys peroxiredoxin BAS1, chloroplastic, protein MACSASSSTALLSYTSRASISPKSHISQSISVPSAFNGLRNCKPFVSRVARSISTRVAQSERRRFAVCASSELPLVGNQAPDFEAEAVFDQEFIKVKLSEYIGKKYVILFFYPLDFTFVCPTEITAFSDRYEEFEKVNTEILGVSVDSVFSHLAWVQTERKSGGLGDLNYPLISDVTKSISKAYNVLIPDQGIALRGLFIIDKEGVIQHSTINNLGIGRSVDETLRTLQALQYVQENPDEVCPAGWKPGEKSMKPDPKGSKEYFASI, encoded by the exons ATGGCTTGCTCTGCTTCTTCTTCAACTGCTCTGCTTTCTTACACTTCTAGAGCTTCTATTTCACCTAAATCACACATTTCTCAATCAATTTCTGTTCCTTCTGCTTTTAATGGACTTCGTAATTGTAAACCCTTTGTTTCTCGTGTAGCTCGTTCAATCTCTACTCGTGTTGCTCAATCAGAACGCCGTCGTTTTGCTGTCTGTGCCTCT AGTGAACTCCCACTTGTTGGAAATCAAGCACCAGACTTTGAGGCTGAAGCTGTTTTtgatcaagaattcatcaag GTTAAATTGTCTGAGTACATCGGGAAGAAATACGTGATTCTCTTTTTCTACCCGCTGGACTTCACATTTGTTTGCCCTACAG AGATCACTGCTTTCAGTGACCGTtatgaagaatttgaaaaggtGAACACAGAAATATTGGGTGTTTCTGTAGACAGTGTG TTCTCCCACCTTGCATGGGTCCAAACTGAGAGAAAGTCCGGTGGTCTAGGTGATCTGAATTATCCATTGATTTCTGACGTAACCAAGTCAATTTCAAAAGCATACAATGTACTGATCCCTGACCAG GGGATTGCATTGAGAGGACTTTTCATCATTGACAAGGAAGGAGTTATTCAACATTCAACCATTAACAATCTTGGAATTGGTAGAAGCGTCGATGAAACATTGAGAACTCTTCAG GCGTTGCAATACGTTCAGGAGAACCCAGACGAAGTGTGCCCAGCCGGATGGAAGCCCGGGGAGAAATCCATGAAGCCTGACCCCAAGGGCAGCAAAGAGTACTTTGCATCCATATAA
- the LOC107002299 gene encoding cytokinin riboside 5'-monophosphate phosphoribohydrolase LOG7-like — protein sequence MEKVESSKFNRICVFCGSSSGKKTSYQEAAIDLGKELVERRIDLVYGGGSVGLMGLVSQAVHDGGRHVLGVIPKTLMPRELTGETIGELRAVSGMHQRKAEMARQADAFIALPGGYGTLEELLEVITWAQLGIHQKPVGLLNVEGYYNSLLSFIDKAVDEGFISPIARRIIVSAPTAKELIRELEEHVPEKDEIISKLIWEDEIQRYNYAPESTVPT from the exons atggagaaagttgaaagttcaaaatttaataGAATTTGTGTGTTTTGTGGTAGCAGTTCTGGGAAAAAAACTAGTTATCAAGAAGCTGCTATTGATTTAGGCAAAGAACTG GTGGAGAGGAGGATTGATTTAGTGTATGGAGGCGGAAGTGTGGGGTTGATGGGACTTGTTTCTCAGGCTGTTCATGATGGCGGTCGCCATGTTCTAGG AGTGATTCCGAAGACACTCATGCCTAGAGAG TTAACTGGAGAAACTATTGGAGAATTGAGAGCAGTGTCTGGTATGCATCAAAGGAAAGCTGAAATGGCCCGTCAAGCTGACGCCTTCATCGCCCTCCCCG GTGGCTATGGTACTCTTGAAGAACTTCTCGAAGTCATCACATGGGCTCAGCTTGGGATCCATCAGAAACCA GTGGGGTTGTTGAATGTTGAAGGTTACTATAATTCGTTATTGTCTTTTATCGATAAGGCTGTTGATGAAGGCTTTATCTCTCCTATTGCACGTCGAATAATCGTGTCTGCTCCAACAGCCAAAGAGTTGATCAGAGAACTTgag GAACATGTACCAGAGAAGGATGAAATAATATCGAAGTTGATATGGGAGGATGAAATTCAAAGATACAATTATGCACCTGAATCTACTGTTcctacatga
- the LOC107001965 gene encoding putative HVA22-like protein g — protein sequence MLGNFITSVLILVLGYAYPAFECFKTIEKNKVEIHELRFWCQYWIIVGALRIFESFGDLFLSWLPMYGEAKLALFIYLWYPKIKGTSHIYDTILKPFVAKYETDIDRSLMEFRAKAWDLAIYYWQNCTEIGQAKFLQMLEYVASQSKRGTLHPKSEKQDETTHRSPSPLDDKDFYGARAKLRRSNKGD from the exons ATGTTGGGAAACTTCATTACTAGCGTTTTaat ATTGGTTCTTGGATATGCATATCCTGCTTTTGAATGTTTTAAAACAATTGAGAAGAACAAAGTGGAGATTCATGAACTTAGATTTTGGTGCCAATATTG GATCATTGTTGGGGCTCTGAGAATCTTTGAAAGCTTTGGTGATTTGTTTTTGTCATG gTTACCAATGTATGGTGAGGCAAAATTAGCACTTTTCATCTACTTATGGTATCCAAAAATAAAAGGCACATCACATATCTATGATACAATATTGAAGCCATTTGTTGCAAAGTATGAAACAGATATTGACAGGAGTTTAATGGAATTTAGAGCCAAGGCATGGGACTTAGCCATTTATTACTGGCAAAATTGTACAGAAATAGGTCAAGCAAAGTTCTTGCAAATGCTTGAGTATGTAGCTTCTCAATCTAAAAGAGGAACACTACACCCTAAATCCGAG AAACAAGATGAGACAACACATCGTTCACCCTCACCGCTCGATGACAAAGATTTTTATGGTGCAAGGGCAAAATTAAGACGTTCCAACAAAGGGGACTAG